From the Pocillopora verrucosa isolate sample1 chromosome 11, ASM3666991v2, whole genome shotgun sequence genome, the window CGCTACAGAGATAAGTCGCCTCTTCCTgcaaaatgcaatttttttaaaaataaatacgtGAAATACAAATGAACATGAAAACCATGCACTGAGCGGTTTAAATCtataaaagaaccaaaaaaaaatataggtgTGATACAGCTGACAACTTAACTTGTCACAATCAACAACTGATTCATACACATATAGCTATTTCAAGAAAGATTTGGCGTttgacttgaaatcaaaagGTGTAAATTGAGTTTTGTACCTGTCCAGTTATTAAGTTGTATTCCTTCAACTCGCCTATTTGTGTTCCAAGTAAAACAGACTTGCCATCGGGCTGAGGAGAAAAAGTAAAGACTTAGGTACTACGTTTACATGACCTCATAAAAGCcactacttttttttaaacaatagtAAGGATAATTCTTAcgggtagaaaaaaaaaaaaaaaggaaacacaaaatCATAATTTCCATTTTACTCCGAATCAGCCAAATGCAAACGACACAAACAAGAGGTTCAAACCGTTTGacttctaagagtgaccagcgtctaatttctctctacaatatcactccttgaatcaaacattaggatcacgagaataaagaaaatgatcaccaaataagaagctcttgatttttaaactaattctctttgtcagcacttAAGGGATtacatagagaacagtaaagagaatatgcatactgatgttagcatGTAAAGGGTCAAGCCCTGAAGATAGATTTTTGAGGAGTAAATTTGATGTCTGAAGAAGTATTACGGTTCGTtcatcgtaaaaaaaaaaaattaaaaaatcggttttcagtttcaattggttttaattttcttcactCTTGAGAACCAGTCTTTATCActtggggggaggggtaggtgaatTTTTGGGGGATCCCACGGTTTTTAGGGGAGAGCGAAGGGGGATCAATCGTCTGTAACAGAGCTTAGAGGAGCAACTATagaattgactgccaatgaggtgGGATCATCACAATAATGCAGAACTTTAAGGGGGGGATCAGGTGAATTTTATGGTGAAACAAACAGAATACTCCGATCCCCCGCCCCACTCCCCAGAAGAAAAAATGACAGGCCCATTCTTAAGTTTACTTCAACTGTTTCGTGTTTGCCACACTGAGCCAATCATGATCTTTTCAATCCTTGGGAGTGGTTAGTCCTCGATATCACTTGCCCCACTTAACAGTTATAGATCTTAAAAATCACATTGAATGAAGTAGTAGAAAGACTTACTGCAAAACATGCACATGATAAGCCGGCGCTTTTGAAAAACACGAAAAATCCACTCTGTTCAGAGATTATGGAAACCTCCGTCACCTGTGTTCAGAAATACCGTTTACGTGTGGACAGGGGTCTGAGAATCAGGTTACAATGATTCTGTTAAAAAACATTAAGAATTTCTAATAAAGCGATACGAAGTACAAATAAGGTATCTCCTACCTTCCGTACACAAACCGTCTGTTTAGTCTGGCGCCGTTAAATCCGCCATGAAGCGGGATCACCTTCAGGTGGGAGAACATTTTTCAAGATTGAGTACAGATAAATGTTGAGGGAGACCACTCTCAAATAAGAGCTGACACGAGTATCAGAACGACCTATTAAGATGATGAGATAAGTGTTTCCTTTGTCCGCCACCGTGGCaaaatagttttgtttaaaGCTAAGAACAATAGCAATATACATACCTCTCTTCGCTTTAACCTCGTCGTCATGTTCGATGGTGCGTAATATCTGTACTTTGGTTCAGGGCATTTGTGGGGTCTGACGATAGACAAATCGGAATAAGTTGATTGTTCACAGTTTTGAGTTTTCTTCGACATCTACAATTGTGGCGTATGATTCGATAAACAGCCCTATTTTAAGTATAGATTTATAAACACTCtggaattttttaattgaaagcCGGAGAGGAGATGCATTATGTgcagtttttcaaaaattattctgCAAGATGCCACATTTATAACTCTTGTTATAAATGTTACAAACAGTTTTAAATAAACGGGCAAACACTCGGagaaacggtaaaaaaaaaaattaataaaaagaaacaaataaataacaaacagtAAGGGagtgtgaaaaaaaaccaaacaaaacaagagaaagtCTATTTGTCTAGTGACCTAGAAAGACCGTAGAAAGGCTTGAGGAGTGATTGAATCGAACCTGTGTACAGTGACATGGGACATGACGGTAAGCATACGGTTAGTCTTGTACGAAGAGATACGATCCACATTATGAGCCTGACTGCTTGCCCGCCTGATTCACTTGATCGACCGATCGACTGACCGAACGAGCGAGCTCTAACCTACTGAACGATTTACTGGTTGATTAGCTGATGGACGGACAAGCCGACTGACTGATAAACGAACAGCCGTAgtgacagacagactgactaacAAACTGACTGACGggctaattgactgactgacggacagACGCAATGACAGACAGGCTGACTAacaaactaactgactgacgggctgattgactgactgactgactgacggacagACGgaatgactgacagactgattgtttgactaattgactgactgcctgacagAGACGGAataactgacagactgacaaaCAAACTAACTGAcaggctgattgactgactgaatgactgacaaACCAATAAAGGGggcaattttttaaagaagcgctgtggtgttgcgtcggtgggaaagaataacaaagtaattcagtattaccaactgagttgataacgtaaattggccaccgtaaagagtttaaaagctgacgtttctgGCGTCAACCCTACATCAGTCGCTATGACGAAGagctaacactcgaaatgtcagctttaccCTGTATGGTGGCCAAtgtacgttatcaactcagttgataatactaaattgacCGACAGACTGTCTAACGGATGGGCTgatcgactgactgactggtagATTGACAAGCTCAATCACTTACTAACGGCTGACTAACTAATGGACTGGTGGACAAAGGAATGGAATGATGAAATGAAGGACAGATGAACTGACTTAATTTGTCGATTCTTTTTCCTGTAAAAGAATTTCACAgaagaatttcagaaaaaaaggacaaatttggTCATTTTCATCATAACCCGATCACGCAGACTCGTGCCATTATTAAATGACTTTAGAAAATGCGATCGCTGTTACGAGATGATTGTATTTTCCTCGTGAATCAAGGGACTTTGTGATCACAGAATACACTTAACAACGACAACATGCACCACATACTTTCCTATTAGTAGGCGTGTAAAGCAGATTTGATTCAGGTTTTGGGTCAGGTAGATTGGCTTCTCTCCGTAAAACCTCTGCAGTCTCATGAGGTCCTAGTCCAAAACAACCACACCTTTGATTAACAAATGAGCCAAACACCCTCAAGACTAGAACAAATTTAATTCGAATGTCCAAAGTAATCTGGGACGCTTCGCCTTTGCTCTGCTAAGGGCTGTAATTGATCTGGACAACTCACGCCAccttcttaaccaatcagattcaaaactaaaaccagttgCGATTTTgccgcccgcgttttcccgcgcttcagaaggttgtttatttttaccttaaatTCTTATTAGCTCCacgtgatatttttcttcgttctgattggttgttttgattGCTATACGACACTCAAAATAAGAAGCAGAGACTTAACTACAAAGAGGCCTTACAACAAAGATTATTCCTACTAAATTATAGAAATAATCCAGCTCTGCACAATTGTTGGACTGTCAGATGACTTGGGACTTTCGTTTCTAAATTTCAAGAGTGTGTTATGAAGCGGGGTGTGATCTAAAAATAGGTTTAAAGGGAAATTCTTCAGTTTGTGATTCCGCCCCTTGACCTGATTTTCTCTTAATGCTCCTCGACGCTCCACAACAAACCTTGGGTTGTGAGGTGACTGTGAACCAGTTGTAAAAGCTCTTTTGCCGGATATGAAATATGAGTCTGCGCAACAACATCAGCCTAAGAAAGTAAAGGCTGATATTTAGTTATTGGGCTGTACAGGGTTTGAAAGTGTCCTACTTAAGAGAACATCGAAATAAGTAAGAAAACCGACCCCACAGAAGCTATTGGGTAAGAGAAGTAAAAGGACAATTCAAACTCTAAAACTGTTCAATTTATATATAATTTCTTACTGGACTGTTCTAATAATGCTCTAGAAAGcattaatttcttaatttcctCTTAACTTAAAAGTATTTAGATGAAAACCGATAGTGTGACCATCTTACCTACGATCAATTTCGGAGGGGATGGCAGGGAAAGGATGTCCCTACTCCCCTCCTCTGAAAAACAGAGAAAGCCTGAAGGCAGTTTCCATacaattttaaacaagaaatacaaagtAGTAGATTCGGATAAATTCTTCAAATCAAAATCATCGATTTAATAATCGAAATTAGACTTTTCCGTACGTTTGCCGTTCAAACGAAAGTCAATGAGCAGTAAACTGTCGAGTAAAGACACTGTTGAAGGTCTCCGCCCTCCCCTGTGTGAGACGACAGCTTGTTTCAATTTCAAGTTCATACCTTGTTTATTCTAGACAGGGACGGGACTGCAGTGGACGTAGCCAGGGATTTACCAGTGACTCTTTCAAGTAGCTCGGCAGCATATTTGCAGAAAAGGGCGTGGTCAGAAGCATTATCCTCAATGATCGCCTCTCACATCAAAACTGTCAACAAATTCAAGACAAACGACATTGAGTCAAcgtaaatgaaagaaattagaTGATGTTTTAGAAAGTCAACATGGCTGTAAATATGCGTTTTTTTACCAAGCGTGAGATAAAGATAACTGGATATTTGGCGAGCTCTTTTTggcgtttttatggactgagacgaagagTCTTGAACCAGACAAAAGCCCTTGACTGATTAAAGTTGTTCAATGAAGGACTTACTTGACTTGACATGACTTGTTTTCTCTTAAGCGCTGgaaaagaaagccaactgtgatgGTGAGTGCTCGTTTTACATTTGACAAAGTGTTTTGACTCTCTTCTGTCGCTTTTTACGACTTCTTTGCCGACGTTGGCTAAACATTACAAACTTTGTAAGTCTTCGCAACGCAATTTTttataaatggttaagaatatatgaaagtcatatacaTATAAagtcacttcacgggtttatttagaaccaacttcatgaccagctcccagttggcttgttagctcagttggcagagcgctgcaccggtatcgcagaggtcatgggttcaaattccgtacaggcctgaatttttttcaggccttattttcactactgcctaagtagtgcactctactgcgaggatcactttcattcacgcAATTTTTTATCTTGCGCGAGATAAAAGCGTGATATCCCAAGCGGATAACAGCTCGGGTAGCCTATCAGAACACAGGACTCGCTTCATCTTGCCAACGGGCAATCCCAGCTGTATAATATACATTATTGGACAAGAGTGAAAAAAGCACCGCGCTGTGCAATACTCACTTTTTAACTGGCCGCTGTTAAACAGCTGTAGTTTTCCAATGACTTGTCTAATCTTGTCGCTCCTCGATAAACCACATAACGCTTTACAAGCCAGAGCACGAATACAATCTGCATCAACCAATGGATAAGATGTCGTTGCTGCTTTTGAAAGCCAGCCTGGATTTCGACTGGAGTTTTGCGACAGCTCCGCTAATATGGAAACAATGAAGACAAGAGTAATAATCGCGGTGACGCCAAACACATGTTAAGCagtcgaaaaaaataaaaaatgagaaaaaaaaatcagaccaGATACATAGTTGAACCGAAAACTGGAACAAAAGGAACAACGCACTCAGCCTGGTAACTTAAAGCTTTAAACACTGAGTACTTTTAAATTCCTACGtttgagaagaaattttttcatgaagtCTTATTAGCCTAGGACTGGGAGGAGAAACGCGTTGagagaggggagggaggggggggggggggttgaggAACCGTGCAGAGGTAAGCGAAGATTATTGTGTTGACTCCGATATTGACTCAACTTTACGCAACTTTATCATTATCAAGTCAGTTTCAAAATGAAGAATTGTCGCTTGCTCTACCCAACAAACTACGCCTGTAACTCtgtttcttatttgtttttgcttgtttgtttttgttgttgttgttgctttttttgcGCGAGAAAACTTTGAGGAACTCATGCGGGAGAGAGGGAACTCAATCAAAATGTGCACTAGCTACTTACCCTGACTCGAGGACCGCACACACAGTTAAAAATGACGTACAGAGCGGCTTTCTACACCTCAGAGTCGTTGAGTAAACTCCCTTCGGCGCAACGCAGCAGAAgcttggaaaaaaagatttcttaaGCTGACTAAATAGAGAGTATATAAGCCTTCTAACCTCTCGTTACCAAATGTTATCACGGGTCATTAAAATAAACCGACTAAGAACATAACTACTCCTTATGATGATCACCAAGGAATTTTGGTGGGAATTTTCGAGTTTTACTTCACGTCTAAGTTAATTATTTTTCCGTAAATCATACCTCATTCCTTTCTGTTGTTCGCCTGAAGGAAGTTACACTTCTTCACACAGCGCCATCTGAGCCTTAGGACCGACTGTCAACACAAACAGCATCTCTAAAGCAAGGCGGGTCACGTCGGCCGCTAATCGGATGGCGTCCGCTCTTGAATGAGAGCAAAGGAACACGAATGGAGAGGATTAACAAGCTGCTTATAcgctttcaatttaaaaaaatgtctgtCGAGATACTCAGAGTTCACAAATAGAGCAAAATATGCCAGTAACAACAATTAATTTCCATTCAATATGGAACGATTAGCCATCGATCATTTAAACATAGAGCAGTGGACAGGCCTCGAAAAATGGCATTTACAATACAgtgagaaaaattaagaaaaatcttaaGTCAATAATACTAAAACGCTACCTGTATCTTTTAGAGGGCAGTAGAAAATCGCTAAAACTAATGTTCTGATACGATATGGATTTTTGAATTATCAAAAACATCAATTCCTTGAGTTGAAACGATTTCCGAGAATTTCCAATTCCGGTAGCACAGTCCTACAGTCAAGCGGCCAATACTAATAACACAACTTCCTTTATTCGTGATTAGTGCAATCAACATGGCGGACTACAAAAACGTGTCTCCTACGTACGATCGTGCGAGTAGCCGCTGACCAACACTAAAGGCAGACCTTTCCAATGACGTACTATTATTTGTCAATGCCCAGTCTGACGATAGGGAGATGAACTTAAGCAGGGTGAAGCCTTGAAGTCTGTTCATCACCTTTGGGatggaaggaaaaaatgttaaataatagCGAACTTGAGCAGTCAGGAATGAAACGCCGAGGGAGACGTCGACTaaattaatgaatttttatttctggttCGGAATTTGCGaatggctggatgtgtttaccgtccCTTCGGTGCCAGACCACAACCTCAGCATAACATATGTGAGCAgggttgagttccaaatggaaattttacTCTTATGCCGTCAGGATTTCCGTTCTcagacaaaacaaattttggtgatttcacgtttcAAGTGACGTTCTCGTTTTAAGCCGTCGTGGTTTGCCACAGATCCCTAATAAACATGAGAAAACGTATGCATTCTGAAAGTGTAGAGCCCACAGACAGAAGCCAGTTTACACTAGTTATGGGTAAATCGGCAAGATCCGATTAGAACTCCAGCCGCTTGGGTAGCAAAGATTTTCATACTCGACAACTTCATGGAATATCCAAACAAAAAGTCCACAGAAAGGACATAAGGGCTAATGAACCAGTCTTGAGGCAACAGAGCGATTTGTACAAGCGAGTCTGTGCTTATGAGCATTGgttgatgaaattaaaaaacaaagaaagacaagaaacgaacaaacaaacaaatataagaAATGACTTCTCCACTCTATTCCTGAGAGCGAAACGTATCTAATGGATTGAAATGTATATGTAAACTAGGAGAATCATGAATATAatgatactaataataataattatgacgattataataataacaataataataataataatattaaaaccgaagaaaataaaaacaacaacaaagcattGTAAGTAGGTGTTATGGTGTCCATCGAGGGGTTTCATAACGTACGAGTTCGAAGTCGGAGTCCTGACAGGGAACATTCTATCGTGTCCTTGAGAAAGATACTTTAATACTCAATAGAGGAGTTTCAGTACTACTATGTGCTCTCCACTTAATAAACCAAGATACGCCGCTGCGAAATAATCAACGACGACCACAagacgcttttttttttgcgttatttttcagttattaccTCAACAGGTTCCCAGCGCAGTGTTGTTGGAGCATACTCTAACATCAACTGACAGTTCTCCATTACACTGCTGTGAGACAGGGATGCAGCCTGAAAGAGAACAGTCACTCATCAACATAAATTGAACAAGATGAGTAGAAGCTGCTAGCCTACCTGAGACAAAACtgcagaaaaaacaaaaaaacaaacaaaaacaagctgacagacaaacagacaaaaacaataTCTTCTGCGTAAATATTTAAAACGATTTGGAGTGTTTGTAAGCGAGGTTCAAAAACTTTCCTGGTAAAAGTAGAACATAAAGAGGATGGGATCAACCGTTAACCGTCAAATACTGTGCCCCattcctgcaaaaaaaaaaccttttgccGAGGTTAAGTTCACTTCCAACCTCTCTAAACTAAAACAGCCAAGCGGGTGTCGTCCTTTTAAATAACATAACATACTGAATTTGCTCATCTGACAATATACaattttctcctaaaattaGGGAGTAGGCTTGAAAATTCACCTTATACGCTGGAACTGGTGGTGTTCCACCCTCGTTCCTTGCAATAGATCTCCTCAGCGCATCTGCCCTGATGTGAAGATGGGCATCAAAGTATCTCCGTAGAGCCATGCAAGTGTGTTTTGCTGTCTGCCGGCTGCCAAACACCTCATCATCACTCAGTAGTTTTGCCCCGTCGGGACGAAGGATTGAAAGCGTACTTAGCTGCCACAACaaggttaaacaaaaaaagattctttTCGAATGGTTTGCAGCCAGTAATATTCGTTGTTTTCAAGATGCAAACGCAAGTGGAATAGGACCGTAAAATGgcttggggggagggggg encodes:
- the LOC131771823 gene encoding DDB1- and CUL4-associated factor 1-like, translated to MRTPWRGIFFCLTLLWQLSTLSILRPDGAKLLSDDEVFGSRQTAKHTCMALRRYFDAHLHIRADALRRSIARNEGGTPPVPAYKAASLSHSSVMENCQLMLEYAPTTLRWEPVEVMNRLQGFTLLKFISLSSDWALTNNSTSLERADAIRLAADVTRLALEMLFVLTVGPKAQMALCEEV